The genomic interval CTCCGTCGTCCAGCATGCCGGTCAGTATCACGCCGATGGTCATGGGGCCGTAATGCTGTGCCGCCGAACGGAACAGCACATTGATCGCCGGTCGTGACCGGTTCTCCGGGGCGCCGTGCGACTGGCTCACCCACCCCGGTTCCACCAGCACGTGGTGATCCTCAGTCGCCACGTACACCACCCCGGGCAGGATTGAGGCGCCGTGGGTGGCCGGCATGACCGGCAGGACGCAGGACCGTCCCAGGATGTCCGCCAGTTCACTGCGGCGGGTGGGGGCGAGATGCTGGACAATCAGGACGCACGCTGGGAAATCAGCGGGCAGTTGCGCGCAGAGGTGCTGCAGCACGTTCATCCCTCCCGCCGACGTTCCGACAACCACCAGCGGCACCTGCTTCATACCT from Deinococcus taeanensis carries:
- a CDS encoding chemotaxis protein CheB; amino-acid sequence: MKQVPLVVVGTSAGGMNVLQHLCAQLPADFPACVLIVQHLAPTRRSELADILGRSCVLPVMPATHGASILPGVVYVATEDHHVLVEPGWVSQSHGAPENRSRPAINVLFRSAAQHYGPMTIGVILTGMLDDGAAGLAEIKRLGGVTIVQDPAEAQFNAMPLNALEASPVDYVARLDEMGLLLGALVQGMKQRSAEQK